The proteins below are encoded in one region of Acidithiobacillus ferrooxidans ATCC 23270:
- a CDS encoding DUF6880 family protein, whose amino-acid sequence MTVFSPMTDADLRITPEDKETRLIGLGAEHLARSLVLMAAENPSVSEWVECLIATPTEALQKYRSKLKQMKDFDGFIPWSEASAFAHEVGAVLDLLRQGAPDPCSGAALVGEFFALDKVLIERCDDSNGSLGDVFREDATQLFVEYARDCSHKEAMADLTAKILKEDDYGVRGELLQTASQFLPADQLRKLIARYQAQADTAVDEYRRRDHLRGVESLARQLGDAPLFEKTRIAAWGDPSPAACLDIGRVYFKCDDLDNARSWLERVPPDECRESVQRDELLLTIYPRQGCGNLAIPVAWRVFRRHRNTNTLDVLIALLGESERGNVIAEETAKLLASPQFILDNAQFLLQVGSLDDAEQYVLTHVTAINGDHYWGLQDLAEELLAADRNLAACVIYRALVESILHRGKPKTYHHGVHYLQKLDLLAARVSRWGDWEDHTAYKQRLYQEHQRKYKFWGTYTGKYGS is encoded by the coding sequence GTGACCGTGTTTTCCCCCATGACCGATGCAGACCTCAGGATAACGCCCGAGGACAAGGAGACCCGGCTCATTGGGCTAGGCGCAGAACACTTGGCGAGGTCCCTTGTGCTCATGGCTGCGGAGAACCCTTCGGTCAGCGAGTGGGTGGAATGCCTGATTGCCACCCCCACCGAGGCGTTGCAAAAATACCGGAGTAAGCTCAAGCAGATGAAGGACTTTGACGGCTTCATCCCTTGGTCTGAAGCTTCGGCTTTCGCCCACGAGGTGGGCGCGGTACTGGACCTTCTGCGGCAAGGGGCACCTGATCCCTGTAGTGGCGCTGCTCTGGTGGGCGAATTTTTTGCTTTGGACAAGGTGCTCATCGAGCGATGCGACGATTCGAATGGCTCCCTTGGTGACGTTTTCCGCGAGGATGCCACGCAACTCTTCGTCGAATATGCCCGCGATTGTTCTCATAAGGAGGCTATGGCGGATTTAACCGCGAAAATTCTCAAAGAAGATGACTACGGCGTACGGGGTGAGTTGCTCCAGACGGCCAGCCAGTTCTTGCCCGCTGATCAACTGCGGAAGCTGATCGCGCGGTATCAGGCCCAGGCGGACACAGCAGTTGACGAATACCGTCGCCGCGATCACCTGCGCGGGGTGGAATCCCTGGCGCGCCAGTTGGGTGACGCCCCTTTGTTTGAAAAAACCCGCATCGCCGCCTGGGGGGACCCTTCTCCCGCCGCGTGTCTGGACATCGGCCGGGTGTACTTCAAATGCGATGATCTCGACAATGCCCGTTCGTGGCTGGAGCGGGTCCCTCCAGATGAGTGTAGGGAATCCGTTCAGCGGGATGAACTGCTTCTCACGATCTATCCACGTCAAGGATGCGGAAATCTTGCGATTCCTGTGGCTTGGCGGGTTTTTCGAAGACACCGCAATACCAACACCCTGGATGTGCTGATCGCCCTTCTCGGGGAATCAGAGCGGGGGAATGTTATCGCCGAAGAGACGGCCAAGCTATTGGCAAGTCCCCAGTTCATTCTCGACAATGCGCAATTTTTGCTGCAGGTTGGGAGCCTGGACGACGCGGAGCAGTATGTGCTCACCCACGTCACAGCGATCAACGGTGATCACTACTGGGGGTTGCAGGATCTCGCTGAGGAACTTTTGGCAGCGGATCGTAACCTTGCCGCCTGCGTGATTTACCGTGCTCTGGTGGAATCCATCCTTCACCGCGGCAAACCCAAAACCTACCACCATGGCGTCCACTATTTACAGAAACTGGATCTTTTAGCAGCGCGCGTTTCTCGCTGGGGCGATTGGGAAGATCACACGGCCTATAAGCAACGCCTTTATCAGGAACACCAGAGAAAATACAAGTTTTGGGGGACCTATACCGGTAAATACGGATCATAG
- a CDS encoding TOTE conflict system archaeo-eukaryotic primase domain-containing protein — protein sequence MKSSTPQNPHLDAPASTIGEQDSFAALGEENARLVALLESHGIAWRLPPEPTPPVPESAPSHFSAEAKVALFRRLFRGRTDVYPVRWESKSTGKSGYAPACANEWRPGVCDKPRIKCGECGNRRLSPLSDSVIYGHLLGKHTVGVYSLLEDDTCTFLAVDFDEAEWQDDARAFVHSCEALSVPAALEISRSGQGAHVWVFFAHKVAARDARRLGTAIISHTCARTRQLKLNSYDRLFPNQDTMPKGGFGNLIALPLQKKPRETGCSVFVDTDLRPYPDQWAFLASIQPMAPQDIEPTILRATDGTHPLDVTFIDEEDLATPWTRSTPAITKLSGAMPKTLRLTLGNLLYFEKAQLPPPLANRLIRLAAFQNPEFYKAQAMRMSVWDKPRVIGCAENYPQHIALPRGCLDAAQELLRDNGIRCELRDKRVPGEPIDVHFVGTLRLDQEAAITAMLSHDAGVLCAPTAFGKTVVAAAMIARHGVNTLVLVHRTELLKQWQERLQSFLGVSKGVVGTIGGGKAKSTGQIDIAVMQSLSRHGEVNPIVENYGHIVVDECHHVGAASFDAILKRVKAKYVLGLTATPIRRDGQQPIIFMQCGPIRYTAAKPASAPHDLAVIPRFFHSRIDLLPEAGIQEVFRHLANDQARTGAIATAIKNAIVQGRKVLVLTERSEHLDAIRAALGGKVSPLFVLHGRMPKKERALVIAELGALPPHAPRVLLATGKLVGEGFDHPPLDTLALAMPVSWKGTLQQYAGRLHREHATKTHVRILDFIDTGHPALLRMWDKRQRGYRAMGYRIMDEGATDLSMPTP from the coding sequence ATGAAATCCTCGACGCCACAAAATCCTCACCTTGACGCTCCAGCCAGTACGATAGGCGAACAGGATTCGTTCGCGGCGTTAGGGGAGGAAAACGCCCGCCTGGTCGCGTTGCTGGAATCGCATGGTATCGCGTGGCGTCTACCGCCTGAGCCAACGCCGCCCGTGCCGGAGTCAGCCCCCTCCCATTTTTCAGCCGAGGCAAAGGTGGCGCTGTTTCGTCGGCTATTTCGTGGGCGAACAGATGTCTATCCCGTCCGCTGGGAGAGCAAGAGTACGGGTAAGTCGGGATACGCGCCGGCCTGCGCCAATGAGTGGCGCCCCGGAGTGTGCGACAAGCCGCGCATCAAGTGCGGGGAATGTGGTAATCGGCGGCTGTCTCCGCTGTCCGATTCGGTCATCTACGGTCATTTGCTCGGCAAGCATACGGTCGGCGTCTATTCCTTGCTGGAAGATGACACGTGCACCTTTCTCGCCGTCGATTTCGATGAGGCCGAGTGGCAGGACGATGCCCGCGCTTTCGTGCATTCTTGCGAAGCACTCAGCGTCCCAGCGGCCCTGGAGATTTCGCGTTCCGGGCAGGGCGCACATGTCTGGGTATTTTTTGCCCACAAGGTGGCCGCACGAGACGCACGTCGCCTGGGTACGGCCATCATCAGCCATACCTGTGCGCGCACTCGGCAACTGAAGCTGAATTCCTATGACCGACTGTTTCCCAATCAGGACACGATGCCCAAGGGTGGTTTTGGTAACCTGATCGCCCTGCCGCTGCAGAAAAAGCCGCGCGAGACGGGCTGTAGCGTATTCGTCGATACCGACCTGCGTCCGTACCCTGATCAATGGGCTTTCCTGGCATCCATCCAGCCGATGGCGCCGCAGGATATCGAGCCCACCATCCTACGCGCCACGGATGGGACCCATCCGTTGGACGTCACCTTTATTGATGAAGAAGACCTGGCGACGCCGTGGACGCGTTCAACGCCAGCAATAACGAAGTTATCCGGGGCAATGCCAAAGACGCTCAGGTTAACATTGGGCAATCTCCTCTACTTCGAGAAAGCCCAATTGCCCCCGCCACTGGCCAACCGCTTGATTCGCCTTGCCGCGTTCCAGAATCCAGAGTTCTACAAGGCGCAGGCGATGCGGATGTCGGTGTGGGACAAACCGCGCGTCATCGGCTGTGCAGAAAACTATCCGCAGCACATCGCCCTGCCGCGCGGCTGCCTCGACGCCGCGCAGGAATTGCTACGCGACAACGGCATCCGCTGCGAACTGCGTGACAAGCGGGTTCCCGGTGAACCCATCGACGTACATTTCGTTGGCACATTGCGCCTTGATCAAGAGGCGGCTATCACCGCGATGCTGAGCCACGACGCGGGCGTATTGTGTGCGCCCACCGCCTTCGGCAAAACCGTCGTGGCGGCCGCAATGATCGCCCGGCATGGCGTAAACACCCTGGTGCTGGTACATCGCACCGAATTGCTCAAGCAGTGGCAGGAGCGGCTGCAGTCGTTCCTCGGCGTGAGCAAGGGCGTGGTTGGCACAATTGGTGGTGGTAAAGCCAAGTCCACCGGCCAGATCGACATTGCCGTCATGCAGTCGCTGTCACGCCATGGTGAGGTAAATCCCATCGTCGAGAACTACGGTCACATCGTTGTGGATGAATGTCACCACGTCGGCGCGGCGTCTTTTGACGCCATCCTGAAGCGGGTCAAAGCGAAATATGTGCTCGGCCTGACCGCCACGCCGATTCGCCGTGATGGTCAGCAGCCCATCATCTTCATGCAGTGCGGACCGATTCGATATACGGCCGCGAAACCAGCCAGTGCCCCACATGATCTCGCGGTGATACCACGATTTTTTCATTCGCGCATCGACCTGCTGCCCGAAGCCGGGATTCAGGAGGTGTTCCGGCACCTTGCCAATGACCAGGCCCGGACGGGTGCCATTGCGACTGCGATCAAAAACGCTATCGTCCAAGGCCGCAAAGTGCTTGTGCTAACTGAGCGCAGTGAACATCTCGACGCCATTCGTGCGGCTTTGGGCGGGAAAGTGTCGCCACTATTCGTTCTGCACGGTCGGATGCCCAAAAAGGAGCGTGCTTTGGTCATCGCGGAGCTTGGCGCGCTGCCACCGCATGCCCCTCGTGTACTGCTCGCCACCGGCAAGTTGGTCGGGGAAGGATTCGACCATCCGCCACTGGATACGCTGGCCCTGGCAATGCCGGTGTCGTGGAAAGGCACGTTGCAGCAGTACGCCGGCCGGCTGCACCGGGAGCATGCCACCAAGACCCATGTGCGCATTCTTGACTTCATTGATACCGGGCACCCGGCACTATTGCGGATGTGGGATAAACGTCAGCGCGGTTACCGGGCGATGGGTTATCGAATAATGGATGAGGGTGCCACTGATTTGTCCATGCCGACACCATGA
- a CDS encoding GNAT family N-acetyltransferase, with protein sequence MDTKKIWDVRIAAIRAQCNGFYEREVIEAWTDDLKGDISDQFMAWVESSFYVAMDDVAIVGSGAINIESGQIDGVFIHPDYMGHGIGRRMMAHLEGLVLSTGLTEIFLDSTLNAAPFYRKCGFNGEAVSTYPSPRGFAIDCVRMTKSIGRNQC encoded by the coding sequence ATGGACACAAAAAAGATATGGGATGTTCGCATTGCGGCAATCCGCGCACAGTGCAATGGATTCTATGAGAGAGAAGTTATAGAAGCATGGACGGATGACCTTAAGGGCGATATTTCAGATCAGTTTATGGCCTGGGTTGAATCTTCATTCTATGTGGCTATGGATGATGTTGCGATAGTTGGCAGCGGTGCCATAAATATAGAGTCTGGACAAATCGATGGTGTATTTATCCATCCCGATTACATGGGCCATGGAATTGGGCGAAGAATGATGGCACATCTTGAGGGGTTAGTACTTTCGACGGGACTCACCGAGATCTTTCTTGATTCCACGCTTAATGCAGCCCCATTCTACCGAAAGTGCGGATTCAATGGGGAAGCCGTTAGCACCTATCCGTCGCCTAGAGGCTTTGCCATCGATTGCGTACGCATGACCAAGAGCATTGGTCGCAACCAATGTTAG
- a CDS encoding NuoB/complex I 20 kDa subunit family protein, whose protein sequence is MGIEGILEKGFVTTSIDTVVNWSRTGSLWPMTFGLACCAVEMMHAGAARYDLDRFGLLFRPSPRQSDLMIVAGTLVNKMAPALRKVYDQMPEPRWVVSMGSCANGGGYYHYSYSVVRGCDRIVPVDIYVPGCPPTAEALIFGLIQLQKKIRRTNTIAR, encoded by the coding sequence ATGGGAATAGAAGGCATCCTCGAAAAAGGTTTTGTTACCACCAGTATTGATACAGTAGTCAACTGGAGCCGCACCGGCTCGCTCTGGCCCATGACTTTTGGGCTCGCCTGTTGCGCAGTCGAAATGATGCATGCCGGTGCTGCGCGTTATGACCTGGATCGTTTCGGCTTGCTTTTTCGCCCCAGTCCGCGCCAGTCTGATCTGATGATTGTGGCCGGGACCTTGGTCAACAAAATGGCTCCGGCTTTGCGTAAGGTCTACGATCAGATGCCGGAACCGCGCTGGGTCGTTTCCATGGGATCCTGTGCCAATGGCGGTGGTTATTACCACTATTCTTACAGCGTAGTGCGTGGCTGTGACCGCATCGTTCCCGTTGATATTTACGTGCCGGGCTGTCCGCCGACGGCGGAAGCGTTGATTTTTGGCCTGATACAGCTACAGAAAAAAATCCGTCGCACTAATACGATAGCCAGGTGA
- a CDS encoding PEP/pyruvate-binding domain-containing protein, whose product MDISGHTGDAPAMAVLIMPLLPATASGIAFTCDPIDGRDDRLIIHAQWGLGESLVSGQAAGDEYLFAEDPLDDHLWPLARKLGRKSQKTVPLATGGTETRATGSDEAAAFVLTPSQAMVLANLLRDAALALDFTMPCYDLEWVWDGQSFWLTQARPVTARARLTYPILQEQPTYWSRGNTCEVVPDPLSPVDWSNSRKLVNALLEQGYAMAGYPLLEGVQRAGLFHGRLYLELSLIQWEAYDALGVSPKAMNTLVGGHQPEIELAPPLLSDRLSRLARILRYLTLAPGRRRRADKAVGDAILQAKRWRQQALPQDGNGLKDVLIRWLRTVRGASDIFFLQGSSGGSLTFLVQQLEKHFPGEGYALATALLAGGVPSVTAQQGYELMALARLARTDPQVGPFPESAAASDDWFATIPPYNEFRRAFTEFIERYGHRGLYETYLRNPRWREEPGYLLASLDQLASIDESALRERQRSAESKAMRRIVATVPFWWRPIIAALTRAARKECNQRESARSAVIAYLEPIRQVLLAAGAHLVAVDGLDRPDDILQLTMPEIFQALAGKIPSAGLRARVLARTEMFQSWLRETPPEVIVEDKHHQIQHGQGPESMGTERKGEHFQGVPTGTGSIRGKARLLRHPNEGHKLLPGEILVAPSTDPGWTPLFLKAGGLVVETGGYLSHGAIVAREFGIPAVMNLPGVFLKLNDGDLLEVDGQKGTVICLEREDTH is encoded by the coding sequence ATGGATATCTCAGGTCATACCGGCGATGCGCCCGCCATGGCGGTGCTTATCATGCCGCTATTACCCGCTACGGCTTCCGGCATTGCCTTCACCTGTGACCCGATCGATGGCCGTGATGATCGCTTGATTATCCATGCGCAATGGGGGCTGGGTGAGTCTCTGGTGAGCGGGCAAGCCGCCGGGGATGAATACCTATTCGCCGAAGACCCATTAGACGACCATTTATGGCCGCTTGCCCGGAAGCTGGGCAGAAAAAGCCAAAAAACAGTCCCGTTGGCAACGGGTGGCACGGAAACCCGTGCCACAGGTTCCGACGAAGCCGCAGCTTTTGTGTTAACACCCTCACAGGCCATGGTGCTTGCCAACCTGTTACGGGATGCTGCCCTAGCCCTCGATTTCACCATGCCGTGCTACGATTTGGAATGGGTTTGGGATGGCCAGAGTTTCTGGTTGACGCAGGCACGACCGGTGACCGCACGTGCGCGTCTTACCTACCCGATCCTGCAGGAACAGCCGACCTATTGGTCTCGGGGTAATACTTGCGAGGTGGTACCCGACCCCCTTTCGCCGGTGGACTGGAGCAATTCCCGCAAGCTGGTCAACGCCCTGCTTGAGCAGGGTTATGCGATGGCCGGCTACCCGCTGTTAGAAGGGGTTCAGCGCGCAGGATTATTCCATGGTCGGTTGTATCTTGAGCTATCTCTTATTCAATGGGAGGCATACGACGCATTAGGGGTATCGCCAAAGGCCATGAATACCCTGGTTGGCGGCCATCAGCCCGAAATCGAGTTGGCGCCCCCGTTACTCAGTGACCGATTATCCAGACTGGCCCGCATCCTACGTTACCTGACGCTGGCTCCAGGTCGCCGTCGGCGGGCCGATAAGGCCGTTGGCGACGCCATACTCCAAGCGAAACGTTGGCGGCAGCAAGCGCTTCCACAAGATGGCAATGGTCTGAAGGATGTGTTGATCCGCTGGTTGCGAACGGTGCGCGGGGCATCGGATATTTTTTTTCTGCAAGGGTCCAGCGGCGGCAGTCTGACTTTCCTGGTGCAGCAACTGGAGAAACACTTTCCTGGGGAGGGGTATGCCCTTGCCACCGCTCTGCTGGCTGGCGGGGTGCCGAGTGTCACCGCCCAACAGGGCTACGAACTCATGGCGCTCGCACGGCTTGCCCGGACCGACCCCCAAGTTGGGCCGTTCCCCGAGTCTGCTGCGGCCAGCGACGACTGGTTCGCTACCATACCGCCATATAATGAATTCCGTCGGGCTTTTACCGAATTTATCGAACGTTATGGCCATCGTGGTTTGTACGAAACTTACCTGCGTAACCCCCGCTGGCGGGAGGAGCCCGGCTATCTTTTGGCATCTTTAGATCAGTTGGCCAGCATCGATGAATCGGCCCTTCGGGAAAGACAGCGATCCGCTGAATCCAAAGCCATGCGGCGCATTGTTGCAACCGTTCCGTTCTGGTGGCGACCTATTATTGCGGCGCTGACCCGTGCAGCCCGCAAAGAGTGCAACCAGCGGGAATCTGCCCGCAGCGCGGTAATTGCCTATCTGGAGCCGATTCGGCAAGTGCTGCTTGCCGCTGGGGCGCATTTGGTTGCGGTGGATGGTCTGGATAGGCCTGACGATATTCTTCAGTTGACCATGCCCGAAATATTCCAGGCGTTAGCAGGCAAGATACCATCTGCCGGTCTCCGTGCGCGTGTTCTTGCACGTACCGAGATGTTCCAGTCTTGGCTACGGGAAACGCCGCCCGAGGTGATCGTCGAGGATAAACACCATCAGATTCAGCATGGACAGGGTCCGGAATCTATGGGGACAGAACGCAAGGGAGAACACTTCCAAGGGGTGCCTACCGGTACTGGAAGCATCAGGGGCAAAGCACGTTTGCTCCGTCATCCTAATGAGGGACACAAACTGCTTCCCGGTGAAATTCTAGTGGCCCCATCCACGGACCCCGGGTGGACACCGCTATTCCTCAAAGCTGGCGGACTGGTAGTGGAAACAGGCGGATATCTGTCTCATGGTGCCATTGTCGCGCGAGAGTTTGGTATCCCTGCGGTAATGAATCTCCCAGGAGTCTTTCTAAAGCTTAATGACGGGGACTTGTTGGAAGTGGATGGCCAGAAGGGCACCGTAATTTGCCTAGAACGTGAAGACACACATTAA
- the istB gene encoding IS21-like element helper ATPase IstB: MRLSGILASLEARNRQAVDGQLAYTEFLAMLLQDEVARRDQRKFDTLLRQAHFRNHKTLEDFAFDRLPNLNRSLVHDLATGRYLQEQAPVLIVGPCGTGKSHLAQALGHCAIRQGMDVLFITQGDLVGSLHAARATGGFDRRFRQLAKVTLLIIDDFGLKPMRPPHDEDFHDLIAERYERVSTMLTSNLDFAEWGDVFPANRMLGVATLDRLRHGAYRLILEGDSFRAPRPLPESPKNTIAKGAKNTHS, from the coding sequence CTGCGCCTGTCCGGCATCCTGGCTTCCCTGGAGGCCCGCAACCGGCAAGCTGTCGATGGCCAACTGGCCTATACCGAGTTCCTCGCCATGCTCCTGCAGGATGAAGTGGCCCGCCGGGACCAACGGAAATTCGACACCCTCCTGCGTCAGGCCCACTTCCGGAATCACAAAACCCTGGAAGACTTCGCCTTTGACCGGTTACCGAACCTGAACCGCTCTCTGGTGCATGATCTGGCTACGGGTCGCTACCTGCAGGAGCAGGCACCTGTCCTGATCGTCGGGCCCTGTGGCACCGGCAAGAGCCATCTCGCCCAGGCGCTGGGGCATTGTGCCATTCGCCAGGGGATGGACGTGCTCTTTATCACCCAAGGTGATCTGGTGGGCTCCCTGCATGCAGCGCGGGCCACCGGTGGCTTTGACCGGCGCTTCCGCCAACTCGCCAAAGTGACGCTACTGATCATCGACGACTTCGGCCTCAAACCCATGCGCCCGCCCCATGATGAGGACTTCCACGATCTCATCGCCGAACGCTATGAGCGAGTCTCCACCATGCTGACCAGCAATCTCGACTTCGCCGAGTGGGGGGACGTCTTCCCGGCCAACCGCATGCTCGGAGTGGCCACCCTGGATCGGCTACGCCACGGCGCCTATCGACTGATCCTGGAAGGCGATAGTTTTCGCGCCCCACGACCGCTCCCGGAATCCCCGAAAAACACCATTGCGAAAGGAGCCAAAAACACCCATTCTTAA
- a CDS encoding BrnT family toxin has translation MRFTWNDKKRQTNLRDHRVDFADAVGVFFDDCALTTEDVDAEGEQRLVTMGRDFLDRVLIVVYTERGGDEIRLISARKASPGERKAYAGGANP, from the coding sequence ATGAGATTCACCTGGAACGACAAAAAGCGGCAAACCAACCTGCGCGATCATCGCGTGGACTTTGCCGATGCCGTCGGGGTCTTTTTTGATGACTGCGCCCTGACCACGGAGGATGTGGATGCCGAAGGTGAGCAGCGTCTGGTGACGATGGGGCGGGACTTCTTGGATCGAGTACTGATCGTGGTGTACACCGAGCGCGGTGGAGATGAAATACGCCTCATATCCGCCCGTAAAGCCAGCCCAGGAGAACGCAAAGCATATGCAGGAGGTGCGAACCCATGA
- a CDS encoding BrnA antitoxin family protein, protein MKAEYDFSQARRGAVAVEQGKTRVTIRLDNDVLDWYRKQAQEHGGNYQTAINAALREQMTAQDGALERVLRRVIRKEMLV, encoded by the coding sequence ATGAAAGCAGAGTATGATTTCAGCCAGGCCCGGCGGGGTGCCGTCGCCGTAGAGCAGGGAAAGACCCGCGTGACCATCCGCTTGGATAACGACGTGTTGGACTGGTACAGAAAGCAGGCGCAAGAACATGGCGGCAATTATCAGACCGCGATCAACGCCGCCTTACGGGAACAGATGACCGCGCAGGATGGGGCACTAGAACGAGTGCTACGAAGGGTTATCCGTAAAGAAATGCTGGTATGA
- a CDS encoding AlbA family DNA-binding domain-containing protein, giving the protein MALTKKQHEAFAKFFESPTRSALRDLLKGNIGETDYLDFKETWPEPVKLAKHILAMANSGGGAIVVGVKQSEDNAVEAIGLEKLEDKSDISKKIASYLPSEIALEILDFTYTESEYEKIRGKSFQVMLVEYNPKIVPLLPKKEGDGIRRNAVYIRKGTNTEEANYEDLQELINKRLETGYSTQKSFELYKHLDQLKVLDINQPRNKSRKGRFFGDMRTLGDIFGPHNSLEYDKFLEGLYEKKKKIIEREIGL; this is encoded by the coding sequence ATGGCACTCACAAAAAAACAGCACGAAGCATTTGCCAAATTCTTTGAAAGCCCAACACGGAGCGCTCTTAGAGATTTGCTCAAAGGCAACATTGGCGAGACAGACTACCTAGATTTCAAGGAGACATGGCCTGAGCCAGTGAAGCTGGCAAAGCACATATTGGCTATGGCAAATAGCGGTGGGGGAGCAATTGTTGTCGGCGTAAAGCAATCCGAGGATAACGCCGTCGAAGCTATAGGACTTGAGAAATTGGAGGACAAATCAGACATAAGTAAAAAGATTGCCTCCTACCTTCCTAGCGAGATCGCTCTGGAAATCCTCGATTTCACTTACACCGAATCTGAATATGAAAAGATACGAGGAAAGTCATTTCAGGTTATGCTAGTTGAATACAACCCAAAAATTGTTCCTCTGCTACCGAAGAAGGAAGGGGATGGAATAAGACGAAATGCCGTTTATATCAGAAAGGGCACTAACACGGAGGAGGCCAACTATGAAGACTTACAGGAGCTAATTAACAAGCGCCTGGAAACTGGATACTCGACCCAAAAGAGCTTCGAACTTTACAAACACTTGGATCAACTAAAAGTTCTAGATATAAATCAGCCAAGGAACAAGTCAAGGAAAGGCCGATTTTTCGGGGACATGCGAACTTTGGGGGATATATTTGGCCCACACAACAGTTTAGAGTACGACAAGTTTTTAGAGGGGCTGTATGAGAAAAAGAAAAAAATCATCGAGCGCGAAATTGGGTTGTAA
- a CDS encoding DUF6615 family protein has translation MTLCKISQKKASWIWSTLRNARRYNSKIGEESITDFFVLELKKASKGAYFIDSFTRPKEKITGADWELWFTGPTKKWIGLRVQAKVISINGKRYAQLHYKRKDGTYQIDQLVADAKKHKAIPLYCLYSYWRSTEAGKINWPCVTIKRNSRLFGASILSISSVKKLKSSKDDTLKSVAKNINPLHCLFCCQGYAQGDLPTRAYAFLRARDYLDIDAQLLLDDPPEYVTKMLDSLSGESLIWAKDENLSRVTIIREELEGPIVISSR, from the coding sequence ATGACGCTTTGCAAAATCTCCCAGAAGAAAGCCTCTTGGATTTGGTCCACACTCCGAAATGCACGTCGGTATAACTCAAAGATTGGTGAAGAGTCCATTACGGATTTCTTTGTTCTTGAGTTGAAGAAGGCCTCGAAGGGGGCGTACTTTATCGACTCATTTACCCGCCCAAAGGAAAAGATCACGGGTGCAGATTGGGAGCTTTGGTTCACAGGGCCAACGAAAAAATGGATTGGTCTTCGCGTGCAGGCGAAAGTCATTTCGATCAACGGAAAGCGATATGCCCAATTACACTACAAGAGAAAAGATGGTACTTACCAAATTGATCAATTGGTAGCCGATGCAAAGAAACATAAAGCCATCCCTCTTTACTGCCTGTATTCCTATTGGCGCAGTACGGAAGCCGGCAAGATCAATTGGCCATGTGTGACGATAAAGCGAAATTCGAGACTATTTGGTGCCAGCATTTTATCCATCAGCAGCGTGAAAAAACTGAAGTCCTCGAAAGACGACACGCTCAAAAGTGTGGCAAAAAACATCAATCCGTTGCATTGTCTTTTTTGCTGCCAGGGCTACGCCCAAGGTGATCTTCCAACCCGTGCGTATGCATTCCTAAGAGCAAGAGACTATCTCGACATAGATGCCCAGTTGCTGCTCGACGATCCGCCTGAATATGTAACTAAGATGCTTGATAGCTTATCCGGAGAAAGTCTAATTTGGGCCAAAGACGAAAATCTTTCTAGAGTAACGATCATCCGAGAGGAATTAGAGGGTCCCATTGTCATTTCAAGTAGGTAG